From Eptesicus fuscus isolate TK198812 chromosome 13, DD_ASM_mEF_20220401, whole genome shotgun sequence, the proteins below share one genomic window:
- the ATG2A gene encoding autophagy-related protein 2 homolog A isoform X2 has translation MSRWLWPWSNCVKERVCRYLLHHYLGHFFQEHLSLDQLSLDLYKGSVALRDIHLEIWSVNEVLESMESPLELVEGFVGSIEVAVPWAALLTDHCTILVSGLQLTLQPRHGPGPGPADSQSWASCMTTSLQLAQECLRDGLPEPSEPPQPLEGLEMFAQTIETVLRRIKVTFLDTVVRVEHSPGDGEHGVAVEVHVQRLEYCDEAVRDPSQAPPVDVHQPPAFLHKLLQLAGVCLRFEELPRQEESSDPPLQIGSCSGYVELTVKLKQNEAFPGPKLEVAGQVGFLHLLLTPRQLQQLQELLSAMSLADSKSLVDKLNKSRPLGAEDLWLIEQDLNQQLQAGAVAEPLSPDPLTNPLDNLDSTDLFFSMAGLTSSVASAVSELSLSDVDLGSSVHSYTTPRRLSAQGNPAGKTALTPHPDTMRPDSLLKMTLGGMTLTLLETPAPSSGPPDLTTHFFAEFDAAKDGPFSSRDFHHLRPRFQRACPCSHVRLTGTAVQLSWELQTGRGRRTTSTDVHFGQLEVLECLWPRGTSEPEYMEILSFPSRQDTQASAQPCAHLRYTQTLRRLPKSRSRRRGACHCHSELALALADFQADLELGTLDRLAALLNLATRTSPEPPAGLLMESPPAAEQETVVQLSAPRATLRLHFPIADLRPERDPWAGQAVRAEQLRLELSEPQFRSELSSGPGPPTPTRLELTCSDLHGTYEDGEKPPVPCLRVSKALDPKGPGHKYFLPQVVLTLNPQVSSAQWEVAPEKEEELELSVESPCELQEPEPSPFSSKRTMYETEEMVIPGDPEEMRAFQSRALVLSRCSLEVVLPSAHVFLPSKEVYESLYNRINNDLLMWEPADLLPNPASAPAAHAPGFPGPSGFWNDNFKMCKSAFKLDSDSDEEDAHFFSVGASSTPQAAPRPPSPHSQSSFSTLVTVLKGRVTALCETKDEGGRPLEAVHGELVLDVEQGTLFSVSQYRGQPGLGYFSLEADKATLYHRATVDDYLLPIRLELPSFAPPAQLVPTIYPSEEGVTKWGASGRKGQAQDPHMLSAAVRIHLDPQKNVKEFLVTLRLHRATLRHYITLPEQSWHSQLLEFLDVLDDPVLGYLPPTVITVLHTHLFSCAVDYRPLYLPVRVLVTAETFTLSSNIIMDTSTFLLRFILDDSALYLSDKCEAETLDLRRDYVCVLDVDLLELVIKTWKGSTEGKLSQPLFELRCSNNVVHMHTCADSCALLVNLLQYVTSTGDLHPPPRPPSPTEIAGQKLSESPASLPSCPPVETALINQLDLTDALLDTERSLRELAQSSGGTLPQASPVSVYLFPGERSGAQPPLPPVGVLAGSLGSCSEAEEGEKENEGDGDTMDSDEFCILDAPGLGIPSLDGEPVVTQLHPGPITVQDGHFSRPLGSTDLLRAPAHFPVPSTRVVLREVSLVWHLYGGRDFGPHPGHRARVGLTGPRGSPSRCSGPNRPQNSWRIQGGSGRQHQVFMEIQLSKVSFQHEVYPVEPAPGPVAPDKELEEQPLSRQVFIVQELEIRDRLPSSKINKFLYLYTSERMPRRTHSNMLTIKALHVVPMTNPSAPECCLRVSLMPLRLNVDQDALLFLKEYFTSLAAAINPVVPAETSAEAHPETRAQGSSPQEGQPGGMETSDTQEAAGGGHGASSEQQPIYFREFRFTSEVPIWLDYHGKHITMDQVGTFTGLLVGLAQLNCSELKLKRLCCRHGLLGVDKVLGYALNEWLQDIRKNQLPGLLRGVGPMHSVVQLFQGFRDLLWLPIEQYRKDGRLMRGLQRGAASFGSSTASAALELSNRLVQAIQATAETVYDILSPAAPITRSLQDKRSVRRRKGQQPADLREGVAKAYDTVREGLLDTAQTFCDVATRGHEQKGLTGAVGGVIRQLPPTVVRPLILATEATSSLLGGMRNQILPDAHKDHTQKWRSDEAQD, from the exons ATGTCacgatggctgtggccatggtcGAACTGTGTGAAGGAGCGGGTCTGCCGCTACTTGCTGCACCACTACTTGGGCCACTTCTTCCAGGAGCACCTCAGCCTGGACCAGCTCAGCCTCGATTTGTACAAGGGCAGCGTTGCCCTGCGGGATATCCACCTGGAGATCTGG TCTGTGAACGAGGTGCTGGAGTCCATGGAATCGCCACTGGAGCTGGTGGAAGGCTTTGTGGGCTCCATCGAAGTGGCCGTGCCCTGGGCCGCGCTGCTCACAGACCACTGCACCATTCTCGTGTCAGGCCTCCAGCTCACCCTGCAGCCCCGCCATGgcccag GACCAGGGCCTGCTGACTCGCAGAGCTGGGCCTCATGTATGACCACGAGCCTGCAGCTGGCTCAGGAGTGCCTGCGGGATGGGCTGCCTGAGCCCTCTGAGCCGCCACAACCCCTGGAGGGCCTGGAGATGTTCGCCCAGACCATCGAGACTG TGCTGCGCAGGATCAAGGTGACCTTCCTGGACACTGTCGTGAGGGTGGAGCACTCCCCGGGCGACGGGGAGCATGGTGTGGCAGTGGAAGTCCATGTGCAGAG ACTAGAATACTGTGACGAGGCAGTGCGAGACCCCAGCCAGGCGCCCCCCGTGGATGTTCACCAGCCTCCTGCTTTCCTGCACAAGCTGCTGCAGCTGGCGGGAGTCTGCCTGCGCTTCGAGGAGCTTCCCCGACAG GAGGAATCCTCAGATCCCCCCTTGCAGATCGGCAGCTGCTCAGGGTACGTGGAGCTGACAGTGAAACTGAAGCAGAACGAGGCTTTCCCAGGCCCCAAG ctggAGGTGGCCGGGCAGGTGGGCTTCTTGCACCTGCTCCTGACCCCGCGGCAGCTCCAGCAGCTCCAGGAACTACTCAGTGCCATGAGCCTTGCAG ACTCCAAGTCCCTGGTCGACAAGCTGAACAAGAGCCGCCCGCTAGGTGCTGAAGACCTGTGGCTCATTGAGCAGGACCTGAACCAGCAGCTGCAGGCAGGGGCGGTGGCTGAGCCCCTCAGCCCAGACCCCCTAACCAACCCCCTTGACAACCTGGACAGCACtg ACCTCTTCTTCTCCATGGCGGGCCTCACGAGCAGTGTGGCCTCGGCCGTCTCTGAGCTCTCCCTCTCCGACGTGGACCTGGGCTCCTCTGTGCACAGTTACACGACCCCCCGCCGGCTCTCTGCCCAGGGCAACCCAGCTG GCAAGACGGCCCTCACGCCCCATCCGGACACCATGCGCCCTGACTCACTACTGAAGATGACCTTGGGGGGCATGACCCTGACCTTGCTTGAGACACCCGCCCCGTCTTCCGGACCACCTGACCTCACCACCCATTTTTTTGCCGAGTTTGATGCTGCCAAGGATGGGCCTTTCAGCTCCCGCGACTTCCACCATCTCCGACCGCGCTTCCAGAGGGCCTGTCCCTGTAGCCATGTCCG GCTGACGGGGACAGCTGTGCAGCTGTCCTGGGAGCTGCAGACGGGCCGGGGCCGCCGGACCACCAGCACGGACGTGCACTTCGGGCAGCTCGAGGTGCTGGAGTGTCTGTGGCCCAGGGGCACTTCAGAGCCCGAGTACATGGAG ATCCTGAGCTTCCCCAGCAGGCAGGACACCCAGGCCTCGGCTCAGCCCTGTGCTCACCTGCGCTACACACAGACCCTGCGCCGTCTGCCCAAG AGCCGATCCCGGCGCAGAGGTGCCTGCCATTGCCACTCAgaactggccctggccctggccgacTTCCAAGCAGACCTGGAGCTGGGGACCCTGGACCGGCTCGCTGCTCTGCTGAACCTGGCCACCAGAACCTCTCCCGAGCCACCTGCCGGCCTGTTG ATGGAGTCCCCACCAGCCGCCGAGCAGGAGACTGTGGTGCAGCTATCGGCACCCCGGGCCACACTTCGGCTGCACTTCCCCATTGCCGACCTGCGGCCCGAGCGGGATccctgggcaggccaggctgtTCGGGCTGAGCAGCTGCGGCTGGAGCTGAGTGAGCCCCAGTTCCGGTCAGAGTTGAGCAgtgggcctggtcccccaacccccacccgccTGGAACTTACCTGCTCTGACCTACACG GCACCTATGAAGATGGAGAGAAGCCTCCTGTCCCCTGCCTGCGAGTCTCCAAGGCCCTAGATCCCAAGGGCCCGGGTCACAAGTACTTCCTGCCCCA GGTAGTGTTGACCCTGAACCCCCAGGTCAGCAGCGCACAGTGGGAAGTGGccccagagaaggaagaggagctgGAGCTGTCTGTGGAGAGTCCGTGTGAGCTGCAGGAGCCCGAGCCCTCGCCCTTCTCCTCCAAGAGGACCATGTACGAGACGGAGGAG ATGGTGATTCCTGGAGACCCCGAAGAGATGAGGGCCTTCCAGAGCCGGGCGCTGGTGCTGTCACGCTGCAGCCTGGAAGTGGTCCTGCCCAGTGCCCATGTCTTCCTGCCCAGCAAGGAGGTCTATGAGAGCCTCTACAACAG GATCAACAATGACCTGCTCATGTGGGAGCCCGCAGACCTGCTTCCCAACCCTGCCTCCGCCCCGGCCGCTCACGCTCCCGGCTTCCCAGGCCCCTCGGGCTTCTGGAATGACAACTTCAAGATGTGCAAGTCGGCCTTCAAGCTGG ACTCAGACTCGGACGAAGAGGATGCCCACTTCTTCTCAGTGGGGGCATCAAGCACGCCCCAGGCCGCCCCCAGGCCCCCGAGCCCTCACTCCCAGAGTTCTTTCTCTACCCTGGTGACGGTGCTGAAGGGCCGGGTCACAGCCCTCTGCGAGACCAAG GACGAAGGCGGGAGGCCGCTGGAGGCTGTGCACGGGGAGCTGGTGCTGGACGTGGAGCAAGGCACCCTCTTCAGCGTCTCCCAGTACCGCGGCCAGCCGGGGCTCGGCTACTTCAGCCTGGAGGCTGACAAGGCAACGCTCTACCACCGAG CAACCGTGGATGACTACCTGCTGCCCATCCGCCTGGAGCTGCCCAGCTTTGCTCCTCCGGCCCAGCTGGTCCCAACCATCTACCCATCAGAGGAAGGGGTGACCAAGTGGGGAGCCTCAGGCCGAAagggccaggcccaggacccCCACATGCTGTCCGCCGCTGTGCGCATCCACCTGGACCCCCAGAAGAACGTCAAG GAGTTCCTGGTGACCCTGCGGCTGCACAGAGCTACCCTGCGCCACTACATAACCCTGCCGGAACAGAGCTGGCACTCCCAG CTCTTGGAGTTCTTGGATGTGCTGGATGACCCCGTGCTGGGCTACCTGCCCCCGACGGTCATCACCGTCCTCCACACTCACCTGTTCTCCTGCGCTGTGGACTACAG gcccctctaCCTCCCTGTGCGTGTCCTTGTCACCGCTGAGACCTTCACCCTCTCCAGTAATATCATCATGGACACCTCCACTTTCCTGCTCAG GTTCATCCTCGACGACTCGGCCTTGTACCTGTCCGACAAGTGTGAGGCGGAGACCCTGGATCTGCGGCGAG aTTATGTCTGTGTCTTGGATGTGGACCTCCTGGAGCTGGTGATCAAAACCTGGAAGGGGAGCACCGAGGGCAAACTG AGCCAGCCGCTGTTCGAGCTGCGCTGCTCCAACAACGTGGTGCACATGCACACCTGTGCCGACTCCTGCGCCCTGCTGGTCAACCTGCTGCAGTACGTAACGAGTACGGGCgacctgcaccccccaccccggccccccagccccactgaGATCGCCGGCCAGAAG ctcTCCGAgagccccgcctccctgccctcgTGCCCCCCCGTGGAGACGGCCCTCATCAACCAGCTGGACCTGACTGACGCCCTCCTGGACACCGAGCGCAGCCTGCGGGAGCTGGCCCAGTCTTCAG GTGGCACTCTCCCTCAGGCCTCGCCCGTGTCGGTCTACCTATTCCCAGGTGAACGGAGTGGGGCCCAACCTCCCTTGCCCCCTGTGGGGGTCCTTGCTGGAAGTTTGGGGTCCTGCTCAGAGGCCGAGGAAGgtgaaaaggaaaatgagggGGATGGAGACACTATGGACAGTGACGAGTTCTGCATCCTTGATGCTCCTGGCCTGGGCATCCCG TCCCTAGATGGGGAGCCCGTGGTGACGCAGCTGCATCCAGGCCCCATCACCGTGCAGGACGGGCACTTCTCACGGCCGCTGGGCAGCACCGACCTGCTGCGGGCGCCTGCCCActtcccagtgcccagcacccgTGTGGTGCTGCGTGAGGTCTCCCTTGTCTGGCACCTCTATGGGGGTCGGGACTTCGGCCCCCACCCCGGCCACAG gGCAAGAGTTGGCCTCACAGGCCCCAGGGGCTCCCCTTCTCGCTGCTCTGGCCCCAACCGGCCCCAGAACTCCTGGCGCATTCAGGGGGGCAGCGGGAGGCAGCACCAAGTCTTCATGGAGATCCAGCTCAGCAAG gTCAGCTTCCAGCATGAGGTGTACCCCGTggagccagccccaggccccgtggCCCCGGAcaaggagctggaggagcagcCGCTGTCCCGGCAGGTGTTCATCGTGCAGGAGCTGGAGATCCGGGACCGGCTGCCCTCCTCCAAGATCAACAAGTTCCTGTACCTGTACACCAGCGAGCGGATGCCGCGGCGCACCCACTCCAACATG CTCACCATCAAAGCGCTGCACGTGGTCCCCATGACCAACCCGAGTGCCCCCGAGTGCTGTCTCCGGGTCTCGCTGATGCCCCTGCGGCTCAATGTGGACCAG GACGCTCTGCTCTTCCTCAAGGAGTACTTTACCAGCCTGGCGGCGGCCATCAACCCCGTGGTCCCGGCAGAGACCTCCGCCGAGG CGCACCCTGAGACCCGAGCCCAGGGGAGCAGCCCCCAGGAAGGACAGCCCGGGGGCATGGAGACCAGTGACACCCAGGAGGCCGCAGGTGGTGGCCACGGCGCTTCCTCCGAGCAGCAGCCCATCTACTTCCg GGAGTTTCGATTCACATCTGAGGTGCCCATCTGGCTGGATTACCACGGCAAGCACATCACCATGGACCAGGTG ggcaCTTTCACTGGCCTCCTCGTCGGGCTGGCCCAGCTCAACTGCTCTGAGCTGAAGCTAAAGCGACTCTGTTGCCGGCACGG gctcctgggcGTGGACAAGGTGCTGGGCTACGCTCTCAACGAGTGGCTGCAGGACATCCGCAAGAACCAGCTGCCCGGCCTGCTGCGGGGCGTGGGCCCCATGCACTCCGTCGTCCAGCTCT TCCAAGGGTTCCGGGACCTGCTGTGGCTGCCCATCGAGCAGTACCGGAAGGACGGGCGCCTCATGCGGGGGCTGCAACGGGGGGCGGCCTCCTTCGGCTCCTCCACGGCTTCTGCTGCCCTGGAACTCAGCAACCGGCTGGTGCAGGCTATCCAG GCCACAGCCGAGACGGTGTATGACATCCTGTCCCCAGCGGCCCCCATAACCCGCTCCCTGCAGGACAAGCGCTCGGTGCGAAGGCGCAAGGGCCAGCAACCAGCTGACCTCCGGGAGGGCGTGGCCAAGGCCTACGACACCGTTCGAGAG GGCCTCCTGGACACGGCTCAGACCTTCTGTGACGTGGCGACTCGGGGTCACGAGCAGAAGGGGCTGACGGGCGCTGTGGGCGGCGTGATCCGCCAGTTGCCCCCAACGGTGGTGAGGCCCCTCATCCTGGCCACGGAGGCCACGTCCAGCCTTCTCGGGGGGATGCGCAACCAGATCCTCCCCGACGCGCACAAGGACCACACTCAGAAGTGGCGGTCGGACGAGGCCCAGGACTGA